One stretch of Pedobacter riviphilus DNA includes these proteins:
- a CDS encoding VOC family protein has product MKTKIWANLGVKKVEKSSAFYTKLGFEKNAGLESDELASFLFGADNFVIHFFKEDSLKKGMKGELADLSKGTEVIFTLSAETKEEVDEWAVKVKNAGGSVFSPPEEFQGMYGCAFADPDGHKFNILKWK; this is encoded by the coding sequence ATGAAAACAAAAATTTGGGCCAATTTAGGCGTTAAAAAGGTAGAGAAAAGCAGCGCCTTTTATACCAAACTAGGCTTTGAAAAAAATGCGGGACTCGAAAGCGATGAGTTAGCCAGCTTTTTATTTGGAGCGGATAATTTTGTGATCCACTTTTTTAAAGAGGATAGTTTAAAAAAAGGCATGAAAGGCGAACTGGCCGATTTGAGCAAGGGCACTGAAGTCATTTTTACCCTTTCGGCCGAAACAAAAGAAGAGGTAGATGAATGGGCTGTAAAAGTAAAAAATGCGGGCGGTTCTGTATTCTCGCCACCAGAAGAATTTCAGGGCATGTACGGTTGCGCCTTTGCCGACCCAGACGGGCATAAGTTTAATATACTGAAGTGGAAGTAG
- a CDS encoding Pycsar system effector family protein: MNYKQLQEDVEKHVSHYFHTHNDPRLVYHNLEHTQEVVNAAQQIANHYQLNEQDFFSVTVAAYFHDTGYFEDALNHEAKGAELADAFLAKHQVNQEIRDHVKSAILATKIPQKPKNEIDRIICDADLFHLGLPDFRAKGKLMHKENELIYKKDISKLDWRKKDIQFMESHHYHTDYANLLLNDQKQKNIEKLKSKLTAQEEISTELAEPVNFAPAIVKEKEKDKKKKDKDDRPDKGIETMFRITSANNQRLSDMADNKAHILITVNSIMLSLIVSLLLRRLEDHGNLIIPTFILLLVSLTCVVVSILSTRPSIPKGEFTQEDMDNKKVNLLFFGNFYKMSLPSYTDGMIKVMNDKDFLYGTLITDVYSQGVVLGRKYKLIRLAYNIFMFGLIAAVFAFVIAYAAYGKL; encoded by the coding sequence ATGAACTATAAACAATTGCAGGAAGATGTAGAAAAGCATGTTAGCCATTACTTCCATACCCATAACGATCCACGCTTAGTTTATCATAACCTGGAACACACGCAAGAAGTGGTAAATGCTGCGCAGCAAATAGCCAATCATTACCAGCTGAATGAGCAGGATTTTTTTTCTGTAACGGTTGCAGCCTATTTTCATGATACAGGTTATTTTGAAGATGCATTAAACCACGAAGCAAAAGGAGCAGAGCTGGCTGATGCTTTTTTAGCAAAGCATCAGGTTAATCAAGAAATCCGTGATCATGTTAAAAGCGCAATACTGGCCACTAAAATTCCCCAGAAACCTAAAAATGAAATTGATAGAATTATCTGCGATGCAGATCTGTTCCATTTAGGTCTGCCCGATTTCCGTGCAAAAGGGAAATTGATGCATAAGGAAAATGAACTGATCTATAAAAAAGATATCAGTAAGCTCGATTGGCGTAAAAAGGATATCCAGTTTATGGAATCGCATCATTACCATACCGATTATGCCAATCTGCTGTTAAACGATCAGAAACAAAAAAACATCGAAAAACTGAAAAGCAAATTAACAGCACAGGAAGAAATTAGTACCGAATTGGCCGAACCCGTAAATTTTGCACCAGCGATTGTAAAAGAGAAAGAGAAAGACAAAAAAAAGAAAGATAAAGACGATCGGCCTGATAAAGGTATTGAAACGATGTTTAGGATTACCTCTGCCAATAACCAACGCCTAAGCGATATGGCCGATAACAAGGCGCATATCCTGATTACGGTAAATTCGATCATGCTTTCCTTAATCGTGAGTTTATTGTTAAGGCGGTTGGAAGATCACGGCAACCTGATTATCCCCACATTTATTTTATTATTGGTGAGTTTAACCTGCGTGGTGGTTTCCATTTTATCTACCCGCCCGTCTATTCCTAAGGGAGAATTCACTCAGGAAGATATGGATAATAAGAAGGTGAATTTATTGTTTTTCGGTAACTTTTATAAAATGAGCTTACCTAGCTATACCGATGGCATGATTAAGGTAATGAACGATAAAGATTTTTTATATGGAACATTAATTACCGATGTGTACTCGCAAGGCGTAGTTTTGGGTAGAAAGTATAAACTGATCCGCCTGGCCTATAATATTTTCATGTTTGGTTTAATTGCAGCAGTATTTGCATTTGTGATTGCTTACGCAGCTTACGGTAAACTTTAA
- a CDS encoding dihydrofolate reductase family protein, which produces MGKLNVFNFISLDGYYKDANNGINWHQHGQEEAEFSAKNLEYDSILLFGRITYEMMASWWPSQNAINAMPGVANGMNRAEKIVCSNTLQHAYWQNTRIMSRDIVAQIAELKKTSPKDITILGSGNLSAQLAEAGLINTYQIMIDPVAIGKGTSIFSGIKGQLNLKLTDTRSFKSGTVLLSYEAL; this is translated from the coding sequence ATGGGCAAATTAAATGTATTCAATTTTATCAGTTTGGATGGCTATTATAAGGATGCCAACAATGGCATAAACTGGCATCAACACGGCCAGGAAGAGGCCGAATTTAGTGCAAAAAATCTGGAGTACGATAGTATCCTGCTCTTCGGCCGGATAACTTATGAAATGATGGCATCGTGGTGGCCATCGCAAAACGCTATTAATGCAATGCCCGGGGTAGCCAATGGTATGAACCGGGCCGAAAAGATTGTATGCTCCAATACGCTGCAACACGCCTATTGGCAAAATACACGGATAATGAGTAGAGATATAGTGGCTCAGATAGCTGAACTGAAGAAAACATCGCCAAAAGATATTACCATTTTAGGCAGTGGCAATCTGAGTGCACAACTGGCTGAAGCAGGCTTGATTAACACTTATCAAATCATGATCGATCCGGTAGCCATTGGCAAAGGCACTTCCATTTTTAGTGGCATAAAAGGGCAATTGAATTTGAAATTAACCGATACCCGAAGCTTTAAAAGCGGCACCGTATTGTTGAGTTACGAAGCATTATAA
- a CDS encoding sugar phosphate isomerase/epimerase family protein: MKYNRRDFIGGSLALTSALFLTSMETFSMPFSGSEKSTNGFALKIMAPYWGFNGSVTDFCKKAKDSGYDGIEILWSAEIAEELFKALKKYQLEVGFLCRGDETLPVPHFATFKKVLKEAIEHQYQKPLYINVHSGKDFFQYQDNKKFIDFTVQYAQETGVPIYHETHRSRMLYSAPASLPYLQENPDLRLTLDISHWCNVSESLLEDQPETVELAISRTDHVHARVGHAEGPQVSDPRAPEWKQAVEAHFAWWDKVVAIKKQQGKILTMLTEFGPPSYMQTVPFTNLPVADQWAINVYMMQVWRKRYL; this comes from the coding sequence ATGAAATATAACCGACGCGATTTTATTGGTGGTAGCCTGGCACTCACATCTGCTTTATTTTTAACGTCAATGGAAACATTTAGTATGCCTTTTTCTGGATCTGAGAAATCGACAAATGGTTTCGCACTAAAAATCATGGCGCCTTATTGGGGCTTTAATGGCTCAGTAACCGATTTTTGCAAAAAGGCTAAAGACTCAGGTTATGATGGAATAGAAATCCTTTGGTCGGCAGAAATTGCCGAAGAATTATTTAAAGCATTAAAAAAATATCAATTAGAAGTGGGTTTTCTTTGCCGTGGAGATGAAACCCTTCCGGTACCACATTTTGCAACTTTTAAAAAAGTACTTAAAGAAGCCATTGAACATCAATATCAAAAGCCATTGTATATAAATGTTCATTCCGGAAAGGACTTTTTTCAATATCAAGACAACAAAAAATTCATTGATTTTACAGTTCAGTATGCTCAGGAAACGGGTGTTCCAATTTATCATGAAACCCATCGGTCGCGTATGCTTTATTCGGCTCCTGCATCATTACCATATTTACAGGAAAACCCTGATTTAAGGCTAACCCTCGATATTTCTCATTGGTGTAATGTGAGCGAAAGTTTACTCGAAGATCAACCAGAAACCGTGGAACTTGCCATTTCACGTACCGATCATGTTCACGCCAGGGTTGGCCATGCAGAAGGGCCACAAGTAAGCGATCCAAGAGCTCCGGAATGGAAGCAAGCAGTTGAAGCGCATTTTGCCTGGTGGGACAAAGTTGTTGCCATAAAAAAACAACAGGGTAAAATCCTGACTATGTTAACTGAATTTGGCCCGCCCAGTTATATGCAAACCGTTCCGTTTACCAATCTTCCAGTTGCCGACCAATGGGCAATAAATGTATATATGATGCAAGTTTGGAGAAAAAGGTATTTGTAA
- a CDS encoding SRPBCC family protein: protein MSNNTVSLHRVLKASPEKVYRAFTEPLAIASWLPPYGFLCTVHEMTVALGGSFKMSFQNFSTSNGHSFGGKYLEITPNEFLKYTDQFDDPNLPGEMITSVWLKKTLVGTEIKISQEGIPSAIPVEMCYLGWQESLEKLAKLVEPEIPDA from the coding sequence ATGTCGAACAACACCGTTTCATTGCACAGAGTTTTAAAAGCGTCGCCAGAAAAAGTATACCGTGCATTTACCGAACCTTTGGCAATTGCTTCATGGTTACCTCCATATGGCTTTCTTTGTACTGTTCACGAAATGACAGTGGCATTGGGAGGTTCTTTTAAAATGTCCTTTCAAAATTTTTCTACTTCCAATGGTCATTCATTCGGCGGGAAATACCTTGAAATTACACCAAACGAGTTTCTAAAGTATACCGATCAGTTTGATGATCCAAATCTGCCTGGTGAGATGATTACCTCTGTTTGGTTAAAAAAGACCTTAGTGGGTACCGAAATTAAAATTTCACAAGAGGGGATTCCATCAGCTATACCTGTAGAGATGTGCTACCTGGGCTGGCAGGAATCGCTAGAAAAGCTAGCGAAGCTGGTAGAGCCAGAAATACCAGATGCTTAA
- a CDS encoding GlxA family transcriptional regulator gives MLNVCLYIFDEAVPSSVTGVVDLLSGANRYMERVGKKPVFALSLVAEKDHEIPFHFNNANIQLLNYEEVQEVNLIIIPSFSVGNEGVLDRNQAAIRWIKERYASRTEVASLCVGSYFLAEAGLLDDKEVTSHWAVAADMQKRYPKIRMKSDLVTTDQDGVYTSGGAFSSLKLILYLIEKFCGREAALWISKMFAIEMDRTSQAHFKVFTGQHQHDDKDILKAQQYIEENYQNEIAMDEVSSLVNMGKRNFIRRFKAATNNTPFEYLQRVRIESAKKAIEMNHKDLPFIMEDTGYNDLKAFRKIFKRITGLSPVEYKRKYARA, from the coding sequence ATGTTAAATGTTTGCCTTTATATCTTCGATGAAGCTGTTCCTTCATCGGTTACGGGTGTGGTAGATTTATTGAGTGGTGCCAACCGTTATATGGAACGTGTTGGTAAAAAGCCTGTATTTGCGCTAAGTTTGGTGGCAGAGAAAGACCACGAAATCCCTTTTCATTTTAACAATGCCAATATTCAGTTGTTAAATTATGAGGAGGTACAAGAGGTTAACCTGATTATAATCCCCTCATTCAGTGTAGGCAATGAAGGCGTTTTAGACAGAAATCAAGCAGCCATCAGGTGGATCAAGGAGAGGTATGCCTCCCGAACTGAGGTGGCCAGTTTATGCGTTGGCAGTTACTTTTTGGCCGAAGCAGGTTTGCTTGATGATAAGGAAGTAACCTCACACTGGGCGGTAGCAGCCGATATGCAGAAACGTTACCCTAAAATCAGGATGAAAAGCGATTTGGTTACTACTGATCAGGATGGCGTTTATACCAGTGGTGGGGCATTTTCTTCACTTAAACTGATCCTTTACCTGATCGAGAAATTTTGTGGCCGCGAAGCTGCTTTATGGATCAGCAAGATGTTTGCTATTGAGATGGATAGGACCAGTCAGGCACATTTTAAGGTATTTACCGGTCAGCATCAACATGATGATAAAGACATTTTGAAAGCCCAACAGTATATTGAAGAAAACTACCAGAACGAAATCGCGATGGACGAGGTATCCAGTCTGGTTAATATGGGTAAGCGTAATTTTATCCGTCGGTTTAAGGCCGCCACCAATAATACACCCTTCGAATATCTGCAAAGGGTAAGGATAGAATCAGCAAAAAAAGCCATCGAAATGAACCATAAAGACCTGCCATTTATTATGGAAGATACAGGCTATAACGATTTGAAAGCATTTAGGAAAATCTTTAAACGCATTACGGGGCTATCGCCTGTAGAATACAAACGAAAATATGCGCGGGCTTAA
- a CDS encoding SusC/RagA family TonB-linked outer membrane protein, translated as MKQNYKKTYLSFISRWQCLVAMLLFFSLNTHAQGSKTITGKVIDETNQPLPGVTVKIKGSNLGTSTDTNGVYTIQAKPSDILTFSLLGSLTKEIPVNNQVKINITLVSDNQNLKDVVVIGYGTANKKDLTGAVTSVKSEEFNQGVLVNPAQLLQGKVAGLNVTKSGDPNAKPSTILRGPSTLREGAAQEPFYIIDGVPGASIDLLAPADIENIDILKDASSTAIYGSRAANGVIIVTTKRSKSGQSRLNYSGYAAVEKVSKKYDMLSAPELRQYLADNKQTLNAVDDDGSDTNWQSLLERTGYSQNHNVSYGGAGQTSDYGASVNYLDNKGILKNTSLKRTIVRAFLNEKFFNDRLKLGLTITNSNSKSSDIYQSQALPNMLFYLPTVNPFNTDGSYKENYNRTGSGTRNPLSIVDNNIINNLNNKTLINGMAQVNIIDGLKFTASVSSQRDQNNYSTYLNSQSGLARGVNGQAQKIDVLNKNQILEGYFNYDKTFGKHSLKLLGGYSWQEDRTNDGFGVTTQNFSNDNLGSNNLFLSNPTLLSQITFNDAPISTLRLISYYGRVQYNYNEKYLFQASLRDDGSSAFGKNNRWGLFPAVSAGWRIISEDFMQSVPVISDLKLRAGYGVSGNSLGFNAFSSLLIYGTLPGSNKFLNNGSISNAIGPVRNPNPDLKWESTATTNIGLDFGLFKDRITGSLDFYVKKTSDLIYDRYEVSTTQFFLPTITANVGKMKNTGVEFSLNAIAVKTDNFKWTTSPNIAHNKNVVETLSDDFYKIAAIQTAQLGGKGQSGNFSQLIQPGYALGTFNLWNYAGKNAAGVSTYINAAGQTIATQPLTTDAKIAGDAQPKLIYGWANTFNYKNWDLNFLVRGVLGNKILNATKASLNNPADAKLQNIPRFTLGESFNDINAYLISDRFLESGSYLRLDNATLGYTVKPKTPAIKAIRLYVTANNLFVITKYSGLDPEINIGGLTPGIDNNNYYPKTRTFSFGASASF; from the coding sequence ATGAAACAAAACTACAAAAAGACCTACTTGTCTTTTATTAGCAGATGGCAATGTCTTGTTGCAATGCTGCTTTTCTTTTCATTAAACACCCATGCTCAGGGCAGTAAAACAATAACGGGTAAAGTTATTGATGAAACCAACCAGCCATTACCAGGTGTAACAGTTAAAATAAAAGGCAGCAATTTAGGAACATCAACTGATACAAATGGCGTTTATACCATTCAGGCAAAACCGTCTGATATACTTACATTTTCGCTACTTGGAAGTTTAACGAAAGAAATTCCGGTTAATAACCAGGTTAAAATAAATATAACACTTGTTTCGGATAATCAAAACCTGAAAGATGTTGTGGTTATTGGTTATGGTACCGCTAACAAAAAAGATTTAACAGGTGCGGTAACTTCTGTAAAGTCAGAAGAATTTAATCAAGGCGTTTTGGTTAACCCTGCACAACTTTTACAAGGTAAAGTTGCGGGTTTAAATGTTACTAAAAGTGGCGATCCGAATGCTAAACCATCTACTATTTTACGTGGTCCATCTACTTTGCGTGAAGGTGCTGCGCAAGAACCATTTTACATTATCGATGGTGTTCCTGGAGCTTCAATTGATTTATTGGCTCCGGCTGATATAGAAAATATCGATATTTTAAAAGATGCATCTTCAACCGCAATTTATGGTTCAAGAGCTGCAAACGGTGTAATTATTGTCACCACAAAACGTTCTAAAAGCGGCCAATCCCGCCTAAATTATAGCGGTTATGCTGCAGTAGAGAAAGTTTCTAAAAAATATGATATGCTTTCAGCCCCAGAGTTAAGGCAATATCTTGCAGATAATAAGCAAACTTTAAACGCTGTAGATGATGATGGTTCGGATACAAACTGGCAATCACTTTTAGAAAGAACAGGTTATTCTCAGAATCACAATGTTTCTTATGGTGGCGCTGGTCAGACATCAGATTATGGCGCAAGTGTAAATTACCTCGATAATAAAGGAATTCTTAAAAATACATCGCTAAAGAGAACAATTGTTCGTGCCTTCCTTAACGAAAAGTTTTTTAATGACAGGCTTAAACTTGGCTTAACCATAACAAATAGTAATTCGAAAAGTTCTGATATATACCAGTCGCAAGCGCTACCCAATATGCTTTTCTATTTGCCAACAGTAAATCCTTTTAATACTGATGGCAGCTATAAAGAGAACTACAACCGCACGGGGAGCGGAACAAGAAATCCGTTATCCATTGTTGATAATAACATCATCAATAACCTGAACAACAAAACGTTGATTAATGGTATGGCCCAGGTAAATATCATAGATGGATTAAAGTTTACAGCAAGTGTTTCTTCTCAGAGAGATCAGAATAATTATAGCACTTATTTAAACAGCCAATCGGGATTAGCCAGGGGTGTAAACGGGCAAGCGCAAAAAATCGATGTGCTGAACAAAAATCAGATTTTAGAAGGTTATTTTAACTACGATAAAACTTTTGGCAAACATAGTTTAAAATTGCTTGGTGGTTATTCATGGCAAGAAGATAGAACCAATGATGGTTTTGGCGTAACTACACAAAATTTTTCAAATGATAATTTAGGTTCTAACAACCTGTTTTTATCTAACCCAACTTTACTCTCCCAAATCACTTTTAACGATGCGCCTATATCTACTTTAAGGTTAATTTCATATTACGGCAGGGTTCAGTACAACTATAATGAAAAATATTTATTCCAGGCATCTTTAAGGGACGACGGCTCTTCTGCATTCGGAAAAAACAATCGCTGGGGTTTATTCCCAGCTGTTTCTGCTGGCTGGAGAATAATTAGTGAAGATTTTATGCAATCTGTTCCGGTTATTAGCGACTTAAAACTTCGTGCTGGTTATGGCGTATCTGGTAACAGTTTAGGTTTCAATGCCTTCTCTTCGTTATTGATTTATGGAACACTTCCGGGAAGTAATAAATTTTTAAATAATGGTTCTATCAGCAATGCAATTGGCCCGGTTAGAAATCCTAATCCAGATTTAAAATGGGAAAGTACAGCAACAACCAATATTGGATTGGATTTTGGTTTATTTAAAGATAGGATTACCGGTTCGTTAGATTTTTACGTGAAGAAAACTTCAGATTTGATTTACGACCGTTACGAAGTTTCTACAACACAGTTTTTCTTACCAACCATTACAGCCAATGTTGGTAAAATGAAAAATACAGGAGTAGAGTTCTCTTTAAATGCAATTGCAGTTAAAACAGACAATTTCAAATGGACAACCTCTCCAAATATTGCACACAACAAAAACGTAGTAGAAACTTTATCTGATGATTTCTATAAAATCGCAGCCATCCAAACTGCCCAACTCGGAGGCAAAGGCCAGTCAGGTAATTTCAGTCAGCTGATTCAGCCAGGTTATGCATTGGGCACATTCAATTTATGGAACTATGCCGGTAAAAATGCGGCTGGCGTAAGTACCTATATTAATGCAGCCGGACAAACCATTGCTACACAACCCTTAACCACTGATGCTAAAATAGCAGGCGATGCCCAACCAAAATTAATTTACGGCTGGGCAAATACCTTCAACTATAAAAACTGGGATTTGAATTTCCTTGTTCGTGGGGTTTTGGGCAATAAGATTCTGAATGCTACAAAGGCATCTTTAAACAATCCTGCCGATGCAAAACTTCAAAACATTCCAAGGTTTACCCTGGGCGAATCTTTCAATGATATTAATGCTTATCTGATTTCAGACCGTTTTCTTGAAAGTGGTTCGTACCTGCGCCTGGATAACGCCACCCTTGGCTATACGGTAAAACCTAAAACACCGGCTATTAAAGCCATTAGGTTATATGTTACGGCAAATAATCTTTTTGTAATAACCAAATACAGCGGTTTAGACCCCGAAATCAACATTGGTGGATTAACGCCAGGAATTGATAACAATAACTATTACCCAAAAACAAGAACCTTCAGTTTCGGTGCAAGTGCATCATTCTAA
- a CDS encoding M57 family metalloprotease has translation MKNTKFLSLAMLCALFIYASSCKKNNTSEQTDSKAEISASTLQQIKSLGFSVENARKVDNGYLVEGDIVLTDANLNEKSSSPNLNIAETEQYRTTNVVKSLPRVITISVTNLPQVYSDAVDLMISRYNSLGLRMTFQRANTGTTGNIDVFGFNEGPSGGYITLGSSGFPTSSGEPFNQVKMNTNVNAYGTNPNLLYVASVLQHEVGHCIGFRHTDYMNRAYSCGGRRSNEGTAGVGAIQIPGTPSKADAESFMLACSNGGDRTFNANDVIAMNYLYK, from the coding sequence ATGAAAAACACAAAATTTTTATCGCTAGCCATGCTATGCGCTTTATTTATCTACGCATCTTCTTGTAAAAAGAACAACACTTCAGAACAAACTGATAGCAAAGCCGAAATATCAGCAAGTACATTACAGCAAATAAAAAGTCTGGGATTTAGTGTCGAAAATGCACGTAAAGTGGATAACGGTTACCTTGTTGAAGGCGACATCGTTCTAACAGATGCCAACTTAAATGAAAAGTCTTCAAGTCCTAATTTAAACATTGCCGAAACCGAGCAGTACCGCACAACAAACGTGGTTAAATCACTACCACGTGTAATTACAATTTCTGTTACAAATTTACCACAGGTGTATAGTGATGCTGTTGATCTGATGATTTCAAGATACAACTCTTTAGGCCTGCGTATGACTTTTCAAAGAGCAAATACAGGTACTACAGGTAACATTGATGTATTTGGATTTAACGAAGGTCCAAGTGGAGGCTATATCACTTTAGGTTCATCTGGTTTTCCTACTTCGAGCGGCGAACCATTTAACCAGGTTAAAATGAATACGAATGTGAATGCCTATGGAACAAATCCTAATTTATTGTATGTTGCCTCTGTTTTACAACATGAAGTTGGACATTGTATAGGATTCCGTCATACCGACTATATGAACAGAGCGTATAGCTGTGGAGGAAGACGTTCTAACGAAGGAACAGCGGGAGTTGGCGCAATACAAATCCCAGGCACACCATCAAAAGCAGATGCAGAATCATTCATGCTGGCTTGCTCTAACGGTGGCGACCGTACATTTAATGCAAATGATGTAATTGCAATGAATTACCTTTATAAATAA
- a CDS encoding porin family protein — MNKFYLLVAVMVITAGAAKAQDSDLVFGVKAGVNYGTLPTSLKAITDKKGKVGYNLGVFARVGKSLYFQPELNYVSFKSSYVYAANTYTPKFNQLNLPLMVGYKLIDTEALNFRVSAGPDVNYTLNEAKGPVGFDYKKLNFGGVINAGVDIGNISIDARYSRGLTKINKGLGEKSGLFNLSVGFKLF, encoded by the coding sequence ATGAACAAGTTTTATTTATTAGTTGCTGTTATGGTTATTACAGCGGGGGCGGCAAAAGCACAAGATTCTGACCTGGTATTTGGTGTAAAAGCTGGTGTAAACTATGGAACATTACCAACAAGTTTAAAGGCTATAACGGATAAAAAAGGAAAGGTAGGTTATAATTTGGGGGTATTTGCACGTGTTGGTAAATCACTATATTTTCAACCAGAGTTGAACTATGTTAGCTTTAAGAGTTCCTATGTTTATGCAGCTAACACTTATACACCAAAATTTAACCAACTTAATTTACCGCTTATGGTGGGTTACAAACTGATCGATACCGAAGCTTTAAATTTCAGGGTTTCTGCGGGCCCTGATGTTAATTATACCCTCAACGAAGCAAAAGGGCCAGTTGGCTTTGATTATAAAAAACTTAATTTTGGCGGAGTGATTAATGCCGGGGTAGATATTGGCAACATCAGTATCGATGCCAGATACAGCAGGGGCCTTACTAAAATTAATAAGGGACTAGGTGAAAAAAGTGGTCTGTTTAATCTATCTGTAGGATTTAAATTGTTTTAG
- a CDS encoding ROK family protein, with amino-acid sequence MEQSCAIGIDVGGSSLKCGVVNQNGEILYSIIVSLKNAKTQGAIIALIVEAINTCAKKIKNPILGVGIGFPGIIYNNKIIAGADNLPGFKQLALGEILQEVTRYNIVMDNDANLMGLGEMTYGAAKDCSDVVFLTVGTGIGGAVMIDNKLYGGFRNRGTELGHIVVQHRGAACACGGSGCLEAYASVSALLNHYHAINPNSPEEIDGKYMVEKYLAREEYAVEAMESHFDYLATGIISFINVFSPQKIVIGGGISESGAFYVREIERRIKTLAVPVAPGNELVVAAKLGNKAGLLGCAANVFQKFKAFDYAVK; translated from the coding sequence GTGGAACAATCTTGTGCTATCGGAATTGATGTTGGTGGCTCTTCGCTTAAATGTGGAGTAGTAAATCAAAATGGCGAAATTTTATATTCCATTATTGTATCGTTAAAAAATGCGAAAACGCAAGGGGCTATTATTGCACTTATTGTAGAGGCGATTAATACCTGTGCTAAAAAAATTAAAAATCCTATTCTTGGAGTGGGTATTGGCTTTCCGGGGATTATTTACAACAATAAGATTATTGCTGGTGCAGATAATTTACCAGGATTTAAACAATTGGCTTTAGGCGAAATTCTGCAGGAAGTAACACGTTATAATATTGTAATGGATAACGATGCCAATTTAATGGGGCTAGGAGAGATGACTTACGGCGCTGCCAAAGATTGTAGTGATGTGGTTTTTCTTACAGTGGGTACGGGAATAGGTGGCGCAGTGATGATTGATAACAAGCTTTACGGAGGATTTAGAAATAGAGGCACAGAGTTAGGGCATATTGTTGTGCAACACCGTGGGGCTGCCTGTGCCTGCGGAGGCAGCGGTTGTTTAGAAGCGTATGCATCGGTATCGGCTCTGCTTAACCATTATCATGCCATCAACCCTAATTCACCAGAAGAGATTGATGGTAAATATATGGTAGAAAAATACCTGGCTAGAGAAGAATATGCAGTTGAAGCCATGGAATCGCATTTCGATTATCTGGCTACGGGCATTATTAGTTTTATAAATGTATTTAGTCCGCAAAAAATTGTAATTGGTGGGGGCATAAGTGAATCTGGAGCTTTTTATGTTAGAGAAATAGAAAGAAGGATAAAAACTTTAGCAGTGCCGGTTGCGCCTGGCAATGAACTGGTGGTTGCCGCCAAGTTAGGTAATAAGGCCGGTTTATTGGGTTGCGCGGCTAATGTTTTTCAAAAATTTAAGGCTTTTGATTATGCCGTAAAATAA